GAGACGGCCAGCGTCATCTACCGTCGCGCACTGGACGAAGACCTGTTGCCCGGCCGCTCCATCGAGGGCGTCTCGACGGCGTCGCTGTACGCCGCCGCGCGACAGGCCGGGACGCCGCGGTCGCTCGATGAGATTGCCGGCGTTTCGCGCGTCGAGAAAGACGAAATCGCCCGGACCTACCGTTACGTGGTCCGCGAACTCAGCCTCGAAATCCAGCCGGCCGACCCCGAGAGCTACGTCCCGCGGTTCGCGTCGGACCTGGACCTCTCCGAGGAGGTCGAACGGCGCGCCCGCCAGCTGCTCCAGAACGCCAAGCAAGAGGGCGTCCACTCCGGGAAGTCGCCGGTCGGCCTCGCCGCCGCTGCGGTGTACGCCGCCTCGCTGCTCACCAACGAGAAGGTGACTCAGAGCGAGGTCAGCGAAGTGGCCAATATCTCCGAGGTCACCATCCGCAACCGCTACCACGAACTGCTGGAAGCTGAGGACAACATCCACCCGTAACCGGTATCGTAACCTAAACCACCGACTGTGCCGTGCCGTCGGTATGGAAACTACTCGGCATTTTGTCGCGACCGTCTACGTCGTTAGCGAGGGTTGTGTCGCGCTCCACGAACACAGTAAGCTCGACATGTGGCTGCCCGCCGGCGGCCACATCGACCGCGACGAACTCCCCCACGAGGCCGCGCTCCGCGAGACGCGCGAGGAACTGGGCCTCGACGTGGCCCTCATTGCCCCACAGCAGGACATCGAAAGCGAAACGGTCCAGTCGATGCCCCAACCACAGCACTTCCTGCTGGAGGACATCAACGTGAACGCCGAAGGCGAGGTCGGCCACCAGCACATCGACTTCATCTTCTACGGCCGGGCAGATAGCCGCGACATCACACCGGGGCCAGGCGAACAACCAGCTGATGACTGGGAATGGTTTTCTATTGACGACTTACAGGACCGGAGCGAGGAACTCCCGGCTGACGTGGTCGAGGTCGGCCAGCAGGCAATCGGTGCTGTCGGCGAGTGACTTACGCCTCACTGACTCCCCAGTCGATGTTCGCCCAGAGTCGTTCCCACACGTAGTACAGGACTGTCTTAGCAGCCGCCGCTGAAAGCCCGATTTTCGCAGACGACCCGAGTTCACCGGTAAACAGGAAGGCGATGCCGAACACGACGCTGGTCGCGAATAGTCGGTAGCTCACGGCCTTGACGACTGACCGCCGGTGTCGTGTCATTACGGCCCACCCCACTGTACTGCCAGGGATTCGCTGGGGCGGCGTTCACATCGAACACCTATCATTCGAGAACAACTATCGACGCCGCACACTAAAACCTAATTACATATTATTATTCACGGGGCTGACTGCAAGGACACCGCCCGTGTCATTCCACGAGCGACTCGACGTACTGCGTGACGTGGTCGTCCATCCGGCGCTTGTAGCCGGCCTGTCGGGCCAGACGGTCCAGTTCCCGGGCGGCGAGTGAGCCGTACTGTGCGGCCTTCTTGTCCCGGTTTGCGATCTCGTCGGGGAGTGATCCGCGCGCTGCCGCCCGGAGCGCGACCTTCCGCGTTTCGCCGTCGACGAGCAGGTCGCCGTCCAGTCGGAGCGCGGCCTCGACAACGCGGTCGTGTAACAGCGGCGTCACCGGTTCGACGCCGGCGGCCCGCAGGGCGAGCACGTCCCGCTCCAGCTGGTCGGGGAGCGAGGCGATGACCTCCCGCTGTGCCCCGCGGACGGTGTCGGCTTCTACGCGGGGGTCCTCGGGGGCCTTGGCGACTTTCGCGTAGCCGCCGAATAGCTCGTCGGCCCCCTGGCCGAGCGCCAGCCGGTCGAAGCCGTCGGCGGCGACCCGTTCCGCGGCGAGGTACAGCGGGAGCGCAATCTGGACCGCCATCGCGTTCGTCCGTCCGGTGGCACGGGCGATTTCGGGGACCGCCCGCTCGATAGCCTCGTGAGTCAGTTCGACCACACGGACCTCGGTCCCCAGCAGGTCGGCGGCCGACCGAGCGGCCTCAACGTCGTGACTGTCCGGGAAGCCCGCGACGTACAGCGGCGCGTCGAGACGAGCCGCGAGCAGCGCCGAGTCCACACCGCCTGAGAACGCGATAGCGAGAGAATCAGTGTCGACGGCGTCGATGCTCGTCTCGACAGCCTCGCGAACCCGATTGATGGCTGTCTCGCGGTCGCTGAACGGGTCGGGCGACGGGAGCGACCACCGCTGCCGGGTCCCGTTGTCGTCCCGAATATGACCGGCGGGGAACGACCGCGGATCGGCCAGCGCGGTGGGGTCGCGGCTCCACTGCCCGGGGTCGAGAGGCTCCCCGTCAGAAACAGTCCGCTCCACGAACAGCGGGTATCGCCCGAGAACGTCCCGGAGGAGCGTTCCGTCCAGTTCGCCCGCGAACCCGCCGCTTCCCGGCAGCGCGTCGCCGCTGTCGAGGGCGTCGGCGACGGTATCTGGGTCAGCTCCCTGCATCACTGCAGTAGTTCCGCAATGCCGTTCTTGACGCGTCGCTTCGCCCCGCCGGCGGCCTGCCGGAAGCTAATCCGCCACGGCGTCCGCTTGCCCTCGACAGTCGTCTCGCCCTGGCGGATGGCGTCGAGAATCGCGTCGGCCGTTCGTTCGTCCGTGCCGACGTTGGTGACTGCCTGCCCGACCATCTCCGCGATGTGGGCGTCACTGCCGGCGGTCATCGGCAACCCGTTGCGACGGGCGAACCGCTCGGCCTGCCGGTTCGACCGTCCGGTCAGCAGCCGCGAGTTGTACACTTCGATGGCGTCGGCCGTCGCGAGTTCGGCCTTCGAGATGTGTTCCAGCACGCCGTGGCGGGACTCCTGAAACGGGTGTGGGACGACTGCGAGTCCCCCCTGATCGCGAATGCGGTCGAGCGTCTCCTCGAACGGAAGGTGTGGCGGAATCGCCTCCTGAATCCCCAGAGCGAGGACGTGTCCGGCGGCACATGTGACCTCCATCCCGGGAATCCCGACGAGGCCGTACTCCGGGGCGAGTTCGGCCGCCCGGAGGCTGGCGTCGATTTCGTCGTGGTCAGTCACGGCCAGCGCGTCCAGTCCGACGGCGCTGGCTTGCTCTAAGAGGAGCTCGACCGGGTCCCGGCCGTCGTACGACAGCGACGAGTGCGCGTGTAGCTCAACCGACTGCACAGGTATCGATAACGGGGGGCAGGGCAAAAACGCCCCGGTCCGCCCCCGTTCTCACAGAGAACAAACCGGCCGCCGTGTCCAAGGCGGCCGAGTGCCCGAAGAACGCCCATCTGTCCCACGAGACTGAGCGTGTGCTTCCCGACGATACGACCGTCAATCGACGGTCGCATGTTGCAATTACTGGTGTGCAGGAATGAGTGAGCCCCCTCAGCTTGGTGGGGATTAAAATGGGGTTAGACGCTGCCGACTCAGTCGGCCGAGCTCCCGCTCGCCACCGAGCGCTCACCGGTGTCGAACGGCGGCGACCCGTGGATCTCCTCGTCTTCCAGGTAACACTGCGGGTCCGGGGCGAACAGGTCGTCTTCCACGGTGAGCGCCCGGAGCCGGGACCCGCCGCGACAGACCTCGGCGTAGCGGCAGTCGGCGCATTTCCCCGTGAGGTGCTCTTCGCGGTTGCGGAGTGCCGTCAGAAGCGGGTTCGACTCGTCCTCCCAGATAGCGCCGAACGAGCGGTCGCGGACGTTCCCCAGCGAGTACCCCTGCCAGAACTGCGTGAGGTGGACGTTGCCCTGATAGTCCACGTCGGCGACGCGTTCGCCGGTCGGGTCCCCGCCGTTGACCCGCAGGTACTCGTACACCCGCTGGGCCTGTGCCTCGCTCATGTGCTCGCGGGCGTACTCGACGAGGTAGGCCGCGTCGGCGTAGTTACCGACCAGTAGCGTCTCGATCTCCTCGCCGCGGTCGTGGTACTCGCGAGTCATGTCACAGACTCGCTTCACCGCCTGCCGGCGGTCCTCGGGCGTGAGATCGGCGTCGACAATCTCGGTCCCGCGGCCGCCGTAGTCCAGGTGGTAGAAGCAGAAGCGGTCCACGCCCACGTCGGTCAGCAGGTCGACGACGCCCTCCAGGTCCGCGGCGTTGCGCTCGGTGATCGTGTACCGGAGTCCGGTCTTCAGGCCCGCGTCGAGGCAGTTCTCTATCCCCTGAACCGCGCCCTCGAACGCGCCGTCGACCCCGCGGAAGTCGTCGTTTCGCTCCGGCAGCCCGTCGACTGAGACGCCAGCGTATTTCAGCCCGGCGTCCTTGAGCGACCGGGCGCGCTCTTCGGTGATGAGCGTCCCGTTGGTCGAAAGCACCGGTCGGACGCCGACCTCGTTCGCGTAGGCGACCAGTTCTTCGAGGTCCTGCCGGACGAGCGGCTCGCCGCCGGAGAACAGCACCACCGGCGCGCCGTAGTCGGCCAGGTCATCGAGCAGCGCTTTCCCCTCCGCGGTCGAGAGCTCCCCGTCGGCGATTTCGGTGTCGGCGGCAGCATAGCAGTGATCACAGTAGAGGTTGCACTGCTTGGTGACGTTCCAGACGACGACGGGCCGGCGCTGCTTCTCGTCCCGGATCTGGCGTTTGGTCGACTCGTTGGCCGCGTCGTACCGGAGGCCGTCCCCCTCAGCGTCGAGGTCACAGAGCAGTTTCGAGACCGAAATCATCGGTTTTCACCCCGGAGCGTCTCCGACTCCATCTCGTCGACGCTCATAGTGGCGTCGTCCCCCGCGTTCCCCGTTCCGAGCGTCGCCTCGTCCGTCTGGTAGCGGTGCGTCTCGTCGGCAGGACACAACCACAGTGTGACGGCCGTCCGCGCGAACAGCGACGCTGCCTGCTCTCTGGCGATGTCGGCGGACGGCGCGCTGACACTGCCGACGTGGGTGAGCGGGTCCGCCGTGTCCTCGCGGACGAACACCTCCCACTCGCGACTCGTTGCGCCGCGCGGGGCGTCTACCTCGTGGTCGAACTCTTCCATACCCCTCTGTTAGACTCCCCAAGAAAAACGGGACTAGCGTGTTCTCAGCTACTGGGAACCACTCGGTCAACGGCGTTTCAGTTCGATTGGAATACAGCGTTTGCCGTCCAGACGCTGGGCGGGAGCTGTGCAAGCACAGAGTGAGACTGGAGGATAGCGGTCACAGTCGAGTTGCTCGTGGCTGCCGGAAGTGGTCGCAATAGCCGAACTCCGAATTTTGGTATAGCAGTATCTGATTTACTAACGGGTCGTGCCTGCGTGGCTTAAAAGGAAAGTCTGCTATTCGAATGTAGCCGAGATGTCCCGCGAAAAGACCAATCAACTCACGCAGCCTATCGAAACGCCGTCTTACGCTTCGTAGCCGGCGTAGTCCATCAGCTGTTTGAAGATGTCGGTGTCCATCGCCTCCTTGTAGACGACACCGGTGATCATCCCACCGGGGTAGGAGGTCCCGTTCATCGCGTGGCTGACCTTGTGACAGTGCGCGAGGTAGATGCCGGGGTCGGCGTCGGCCTCGAACTCGATAGTGTGCCGACCGGCGGGCGGGATGCTGGTGATGTCCTGGTCGTGGCGGGCGGCTTCCGGAATCTTCCCGCCGTCCTTGTGGGTCACCTGGAACCGGTGGTTGTGAATGTGCATCGGGTGGTCCATGTACCCGTTATTACACATGTGGATACGCACCGTGTCGCCCTGCTCGACGATGATCGGCGAGCCGTCCTCGGGATGCAGCGTCCGCGGCGCGGACTTGCCGTTGACCGTGAACGTATCGGGGCGACGGTTGCGAACATCGTAGCTGGCGTCCATGCCGGCCATCTGACGGTTGAGTCGGGAGTCCCACTCCTTCAGCGTCATGAAGTACTCCTTGTCGGCCGGTTCGTAGCCCTTCGGGTCGACGCGGAAGATGCCGTACATCCCCATGTCGATGTGGCGGTGAGTCTGGTAGTGGCAGTGATAGAGATGCGTGCCCGTCACGTTCGCGGGGATCGTGTAGGTGTGTTTCTCGCCGGGGTCGATGCGGATGCCCGTCGTCGTCGGGACGCCGTCGTCTTCCCACTGCTTCTGGACGGCGTGGAAGTGGACCGTGTGCGGGCGCATGCCGTCCGTGTTGTCGAAGGTGACCTCCATGTCCTCGCCTTCCGTCGTCCGGAGAATCGGTCCCGGAACGCTCGGTTCGCCGTCGTCGGCCTTGAACGCCCACACCTTTGGCAGTTCGACCGGGCCGCCCATCGACTCGCCGGGATGGGCCTCGTGCTTGGCCGGGACAGAGGAGAGCGTCACTTCGCCACCCTGTTCGTCGACGTTGACGATCTCAGGCGGCGACGTGGTCGGGAGGTCGCTGTCGGATTGTGCTGGAGTTGTGCTGGTGTCGACTGACTCTTCGGTCGGAACCTCACCCGGGGCGGTACAGCCCGCAAGCGCGACCGTGCCACCGAGGCCGGAGGCTTTCACGAAGTCACGACGGGAGATGCCCGATCCGGGTGCGCCAATCTGGTCTTCCATAAGCAACTGTGGATAAGACACCACAGTATAAACCCCCGAAGGGAGTTCTCAGACCGACAGAAGCGTTCTCAGTTGCTGGGAACGAACGAACGGTTACAGATAAGTCCCCCATATATTGCGTGCTGTGTGGCGCAAACGTCGGCTGTGTCGGGCGGTAAGCGCTCCCAAGTCGGTTACATTAAACGTCTTGGGCGGGCAGTGTCGAGCAAGGATGGTCCGGGACCCCTTCGCTGACGAGGAGACGCCGGAGTTACAGACGGTCCTCGACGCACTCGACGACGAGGACTGTCGCGCCATTGTCAGCGTACTGGAGGAACCGTTGACGGCGAGCGAGATATCCGACCGGAGCGGCGTACCGCTATCGACGACCTACCGAAAGCTCGAACTACTGACCGAGTCCTCGTTGCTGTACGAGGGCGTCGAAGTCCGGTCGGACGGCCAACACGCGAGCCGATACGCGATCGACTTTGAGGAGGTCGTCATCAGTCTCGACGAGGAACTGTCGCTCACCGTCGACATCTCACACCGCGCTCGGACGCCGGACCAACGGCTCGAAAACCTCTGGTCCGAGGTGCGAAAGGAGACATAACCATGGTACACATTCCAAGTTCACAGGTCGGCATCGTCGTCTCGAAGACACTGATCCTCATTCTTGGCGGACTGATTACGTACTACTCGTATCAGGCGTACAGCCGGACGAAAAGCCCCCAGCACAAGTGGCTCACCTACGGGTTCGGTGTGGTGACCCTTGGCGCATTTATTGGTGGCGTTCTCGATATCGTTGTCGGCAGGTATCTCGGTCAGCAACTGCTCTCCGTGAGCGTCTTCACGTCGAGTTCACTGACGGCCATCGGCCTGGGTATCATCCTGTACTCGCTGTACGTTCGGTAGTGACCACGCGACGTACCCGCGCAGCAATCTCGTCGCCTCTCGCTTCTCGATTTCGGCCGGAGCGGGCAACTGGTCCGTATCGTGTCGTGACACTGGTATTCTCACCGACTGGAAACGCTACGGACGGTATATTTATCAGGACGTGTCAATCAGAGCCATGCTTGGAGCGAACGCAGTGTTGTTAATCGGGATGAAGACAGTCACGCTGTTCTGCGGTGTGATACTGACGACGTTGACATACCGCGCATACCGCCGCACTCGGGCACCGGCGATGCGAGCGCTCTGTCTCGGTATCGGGTTCGTCACACTGGGTGCAATACTCGGCGGCAGCCTCCACCAGTTCGTCGGCATGCCGGTCGCACAGAGCGTCACTGTCGAAGAACTGTTCACCGCTGCTGGGTTCTTTATTCTGACCTACTCGGTGTATACTGACCAGCCGACCACGACGAACTGAGTTACGGGTCCTCGGCGGGCGTGCGTCCACGACCGGTCAGGAGTGTTGGTAGCGATTGCGGGCTGTGTTCGACGAGGACGGCGACGAGGTTCCCCGCGAACAGGACAGTCCCGAAAAACGCGAGCGCCCCGGCGACTAACGCCGTGCTGTCCGGTGTCTCGAGCCACTGATTGCTCACGAGGAGGCCGTACGCAACTGTCAGCGCCACACCATCTATTGCCGCGATTCGGTGGTCGTACAGGTCATCGACCATCGGCACGTCCTCGAAGCCGAGGCGGTCGCTGTACCGGTGGACCCAGACGATAAACGGGACGACGTGATACAGCGTCCCGAGGACGACGAAGCCGACGCCGCCGACGAGCAGCACCGTCGACGGCTGACCGAGCAGCCCGGCGTACGCCAGCGGGTCGTTCCACCACGCGACCACCGTCAGCCCTGCCCAGAGAAACAGCGACAGCGCCGCGACGCTATAGCGGGTCAGCATCGGCGACCACTCGACACGCGCACCGACGAGCTGTCGTGCCAGGAGCACCGCCACCGCGCCAAGGCCAGCAGCGACGAGAACTGCGCCGAACCGGGCCAGAACGGGTGACCCAACTAGGCGACCGCCGGCGAGCGCAAGAACGCCGAACGGATAGACGGCCGTCTCCGCCCGCTGGACCGCTGCATCGACCCTGCCTGTGTCGGCCTGCGTGAACATCGGGGCGAGCTGTGCCAGTGCACCCGCGACAGTCGTCAGGACAGCACCGAACACGGCGAGTGTCCCGTGGGCCAGCAAGAGCCCCTGCCGGCCGATTCCCAAAATCGGGAGGACGCCGGCAGCGTGATCCAGCGCCAACACTATCCCGGCGGCCGTCACGAGGGCGAAAAACACCAGTGCCCAGCCGAAATGAATCGCCGTGACGTCGGGCTCCGCAGCGAGTAGCGTCCGTCCGATGTTGTAACAGAGCGTCCAGACGCCGATCAGCGCGAACGCGCCGGCGACCGGTAGCAGGGCAGGAGTCGCTGTCAGGAAGCCAGCGGCCAGACCCGCGAACCCGACCGCAGCGAGTGGTAACTGCGCTGCAGCGAGGCGGCGCGAGTGGAGTTCGATGCCACACCAGACCGGGACGAACTGCGTCAGTGCGCCCATGATGGTGAGACAGACCCACCCCGCGAGCAGGAGGTGGACCTGTGCGAGGTGGCCAGCACGGCCCTCGACGACGCCGACGGTGACACCGGCGACCAGAAACGCCAGCGCGACGACGAAATGACGC
The genomic region above belongs to Haloarcula hispanica ATCC 33960 and contains:
- a CDS encoding transcription initiation factor IIB; translation: MTDTSIRRYSNERETETEQTDEEESETLVCPECNGSLLSDSERGETVCEDCGLVVEEDEIDPGPEWRAFDSKEKDEKSRVGAPTTNMMHDKGLSTNIGWQDKDAYGNSLSSRQREKMQRLRTWNERFRTRDSKERNLKQALGEIDRMASALGLPENVRETASVIYRRALDEDLLPGRSIEGVSTASLYAAARQAGTPRSLDEIAGVSRVEKDEIARTYRYVVRELSLEIQPADPESYVPRFASDLDLSEEVERRARQLLQNAKQEGVHSGKSPVGLAAAAVYAASLLTNEKVTQSEVSEVANISEVTIRNRYHELLEAEDNIHP
- a CDS encoding NUDIX hydrolase, yielding METTRHFVATVYVVSEGCVALHEHSKLDMWLPAGGHIDRDELPHEAALRETREELGLDVALIAPQQDIESETVQSMPQPQHFLLEDINVNAEGEVGHQHIDFIFYGRADSRDITPGPGEQPADDWEWFSIDDLQDRSEELPADVVEVGQQAIGAVGE
- a CDS encoding DUF2061 domain-containing protein, with the translated sequence MTRHRRSVVKAVSYRLFATSVVFGIAFLFTGELGSSAKIGLSAAAAKTVLYYVWERLWANIDWGVSEA
- a CDS encoding asparagine synthase C-terminal domain-containing protein encodes the protein MQGADPDTVADALDSGDALPGSGGFAGELDGTLLRDVLGRYPLFVERTVSDGEPLDPGQWSRDPTALADPRSFPAGHIRDDNGTRQRWSLPSPDPFSDRETAINRVREAVETSIDAVDTDSLAIAFSGGVDSALLAARLDAPLYVAGFPDSHDVEAARSAADLLGTEVRVVELTHEAIERAVPEIARATGRTNAMAVQIALPLYLAAERVAADGFDRLALGQGADELFGGYAKVAKAPEDPRVEADTVRGAQREVIASLPDQLERDVLALRAAGVEPVTPLLHDRVVEAALRLDGDLLVDGETRKVALRAAARGSLPDEIANRDKKAAQYGSLAARELDRLARQAGYKRRMDDHVTQYVESLVE
- a CDS encoding PHP domain-containing protein, whose amino-acid sequence is MQSVELHAHSSLSYDGRDPVELLLEQASAVGLDALAVTDHDEIDASLRAAELAPEYGLVGIPGMEVTCAAGHVLALGIQEAIPPHLPFEETLDRIRDQGGLAVVPHPFQESRHGVLEHISKAELATADAIEVYNSRLLTGRSNRQAERFARRNGLPMTAGSDAHIAEMVGQAVTNVGTDERTADAILDAIRQGETTVEGKRTPWRISFRQAAGGAKRRVKNGIAELLQ
- a CDS encoding TIGR04347 family pseudo-SAM/SPASM protein, which codes for MISVSKLLCDLDAEGDGLRYDAANESTKRQIRDEKQRRPVVVWNVTKQCNLYCDHCYAAADTEIADGELSTAEGKALLDDLADYGAPVVLFSGGEPLVRQDLEELVAYANEVGVRPVLSTNGTLITEERARSLKDAGLKYAGVSVDGLPERNDDFRGVDGAFEGAVQGIENCLDAGLKTGLRYTITERNAADLEGVVDLLTDVGVDRFCFYHLDYGGRGTEIVDADLTPEDRRQAVKRVCDMTREYHDRGEEIETLLVGNYADAAYLVEYAREHMSEAQAQRVYEYLRVNGGDPTGERVADVDYQGNVHLTQFWQGYSLGNVRDRSFGAIWEDESNPLLTALRNREEHLTGKCADCRYAEVCRGGSRLRALTVEDDLFAPDPQCYLEDEEIHGSPPFDTGERSVASGSSAD
- a CDS encoding Htur_1727 family rSAM-partnered candidate RiPP; amino-acid sequence: MEEFDHEVDAPRGATSREWEVFVREDTADPLTHVGSVSAPSADIAREQAASLFARTAVTLWLCPADETHRYQTDEATLGTGNAGDDATMSVDEMESETLRGENR
- a CDS encoding multicopper oxidase domain-containing protein, whose translation is MEDQIGAPGSGISRRDFVKASGLGGTVALAGCTAPGEVPTEESVDTSTTPAQSDSDLPTTSPPEIVNVDEQGGEVTLSSVPAKHEAHPGESMGGPVELPKVWAFKADDGEPSVPGPILRTTEGEDMEVTFDNTDGMRPHTVHFHAVQKQWEDDGVPTTTGIRIDPGEKHTYTIPANVTGTHLYHCHYQTHRHIDMGMYGIFRVDPKGYEPADKEYFMTLKEWDSRLNRQMAGMDASYDVRNRRPDTFTVNGKSAPRTLHPEDGSPIIVEQGDTVRIHMCNNGYMDHPMHIHNHRFQVTHKDGGKIPEAARHDQDITSIPPAGRHTIEFEADADPGIYLAHCHKVSHAMNGTSYPGGMITGVVYKEAMDTDIFKQLMDYAGYEA
- a CDS encoding helix-turn-helix domain-containing protein translates to MVRDPFADEETPELQTVLDALDDEDCRAIVSVLEEPLTASEISDRSGVPLSTTYRKLELLTESSLLYEGVEVRSDGQHASRYAIDFEEVVISLDEELSLTVDISHRARTPDQRLENLWSEVRKET
- a CDS encoding DUF7521 family protein, encoding MVHIPSSQVGIVVSKTLILILGGLITYYSYQAYSRTKSPQHKWLTYGFGVVTLGAFIGGVLDIVVGRYLGQQLLSVSVFTSSSLTAIGLGIILYSLYVR
- a CDS encoding DUF7521 family protein, whose protein sequence is MLGANAVLLIGMKTVTLFCGVILTTLTYRAYRRTRAPAMRALCLGIGFVTLGAILGGSLHQFVGMPVAQSVTVEELFTAAGFFILTYSVYTDQPTTTN